The DNA region TCCCCAAGGTATCCTGCTTCCATCCAGTGTTCTTCATCCAACCTTCTTCTTCCAGATAATAAACGTTCCTCTCGATCTTGTGAATCCACAGAACACATTTATCATTCCCTTGTTGCACTCTGTGCTCAAAGAGGAGAAGCAGTGGGCCACACCTTGGTCCTTCAACCCGCAGCACTTCCTGGACCAAAACGGCAGCTTTAAGAAAAATCCTGCGTTCTTGCCATTTTCTGCAGGTAAATAATTTACTAAACATCCATCTATTATCGTGAGAAGCAGGCTGAACATTGGACCAGCTCTCGTTGAACAGATGTTAGAGTTTGTGCCATAAGACATGGATGACAACATGCTTACAATCTATGATTTAGACTATGATATTAATTAGAGGCCATTTACAGacccagctcctgcagcagctctgtctcaggcctttcctgttttttcactctctctggTTTGTGGTGGTTTCTCAGGAAAGAGATCTTGTGTTGGAGAGTCCCTCGCTCGCATggagctcttcctcttcctggtgTCACTTCTGCAGCGTTTCACCTTGTCTTGCTCCGGAGGTCCTGACAGCATCGACCTCAGCCCCGAGTACAGCAGCTTCGCCAACGTGCCCCGAAGGTATGACATCATCGCCACGCCGCGGGAATAATGGATAATTTGATATCAAAGGAAATAAATTCCGTGGTAGCATAAGTCCAGACAGAGGACTTCATATTTCTTTTCTCCTGTGCCCATAACTCTGATGTTTGACTTCACCTAATAGTGTGAGTCCATGTTTGTATATCTTCTTGTATATCTTCTGTGCTCGTGTGTCAAATGTTAACAAAGTGTTTACCAAAGATTTTAAAGAGCGCTCACTACATCACTTAGTCACGTGTTTTACTTTAATTACACCTCAGAATACACAACTCACAAACACAGCTAATAGAGGATCTCCGCTCCTGTAAAAAGTTATGATATATCATCAACTACTATTTGAAGCATCAACTTGTGAACTGaaatagttttttgttttcttgctttgttttgttaagAAAATGCAGGAATCACATGACAAAACATGAGAAGGATTGTATGATAACATATTAATGAACAATAACAGGTAACATACCATCATTTAAAATAAGTCTGGGCCCTTTAAACCCTTTGCTCAGTGACATGACCTGGAGTGATGTCAGTAATCTGATGAGTTCCAGGTGATCCATCGAGCAGCGGTTCAGCCTGTcggtgtgtagctgtgtgtagctttgtgtagatgtgtgtagatgtgtgtagatgtgtgtagctgtgtgtagatgtgtgtagatgtgtgtagatgtgtgttcCAGAGCAACAGAGTGAACGTCCGTGTCAGACTTAAGGGATCATTGTCCGACACTGAGGCTGAAGCGTGTGAGGAACCCGGAGTATCGGTTGTCATGGCAGGTTCTATTAAACCTTAATAAGACTTGGTTAAGATCTTACACGTCAAGTATTAGGTGCAAAATATTGTGCCGCagtatattattgttttaatagAACAAAGTTTACAACACGTTTACAGAATCTAAAGAGAATGCATTATTCAGCATATATTGTTTCCTATAATAAAACATATCAACAAGTATATTCTATTGAAGTTATATTTTTACTAAAATAAGAGAAGTCTGGTCCATGTGTCTGAGTGATGATGGCACACCGGTGATTGTTACTCCTGTGAGATGTTTAGTATGATCAGTGACCGAACTCCTCTGTCCTCGTCCactatttgttttgttaaaggAAAATACAGAGAACAAGTGAAAGTGATCACAGGATTAAAACCCGACTCTCACACCAGGAAGAAACAGCATGAATTGTGTTTCTAGATGATTTCAgggaaacaaaagtaaaaactcGACCCCGGACACGAGGAGCAGGTGCTAAAGTGTTTGCTAGATGTTGGGCAGGTGATATTTATGCTTCACCAGTTTCTTCATATCTGGTGCTGGTGAGATGTTGCTGTTTGGTAACTGAGGCAGGTACTGGGCCtagaaggagagggggggagggagagagagggggagagagagatcacacaagtaaaaacacaaatatctgttgTGCACATCTCAAAATTGTCTATGCCTTAATGTATCAGGGTAATtgtttttcgggggggggggttccatcCTGCACCTGTAAATGTGATATGTCACtaatgccttgagggaattaAGTGTTAACTTGGACTCAGGGATAAACTGGTTGTGTTTTCTTGGTCGAGGGTCAGTGTCACTgatccctcacacacaaacgtcTGGCCTGGTGACGGGGAAATCTCGATAGTGACATGAAGGAATCTCGTACAAACATTCTTTACTTAATATACTTTATAAAAACTTCCTTCAAAGTCTGCACTGTAAAGCTCTTTCATATGCCTTGGTCGTTGTTTTCTTTTGGTGAATAAACTTTTGAAAGTTGAAGTTTCTTGCTGTaatttctgtaaatatttaattactggttatttactctgtgtgttgtttgattTGACCAAAGTCTTTTCTCTCCAGCAGCTTGATTGGTTGGCGGAGGCATTCATTCtagcttattattaataattaatgaattCTTCCGACTGATTGTGGTTAAAAGTTGATTCTTCACTCAGAGATCAGGGTGAAGGTCATGTGACCAGCTCAAGGACATGCTTGACTGTAGCAGCAGGCCCAGTGTCTGAGTTTTAACTGGTGGGGACGGTTAGGTCCCCGTGTTCCAGACTCACCCCGGCCTGCCGGCGACGGGAGCCTTTGTCGTGCCGTCTTCCCGGGCGCTCGACCTCGCGGCCCCAGTtggctcctccttcttcctggAAATAcggcagctccagcagctcctcacagGACAGGCGGTGAGACGGGTCCATCACCAGGCACGACTGCTCACACGGACATGGACAGAGCCGAGTCAAACACCTTCAATATGACCACAGCCGACATATCAGGCTcttacatgaacacacaacacaccttcATGACGTGGAGGGCCTGAGAGGAGCCTCCGTGGAAACGCTTCTCTAACGGCTCCTAAGAACAGAAGCAAACAGAGAATCAGAACAACTTGACTACATCACGTCTTCTTCTGGTCCACATGCAGGGCACACGTCAGAGGGCTGGTACCGTTGTGTCCGGCTCAGGAATACTGACTCCACTGAAGAACACGTTGGAGCGAAAGACCTGCTGGTGACGAGGGATCAGGTCACCTGAGGTCAGGAAGGAGAAACGTTTAGATCTTCATCCTGGGGCACaatgtggaagtgtgtgtgtgtttgtttggtagATGAGGAGTCGAGTCCTCAGGGCGCCTCCATTCCCAACCTGCTCGTTTCAGCTTAACTATTCTGCATCTGCCCTTTAGATTTAAATGAACCTGCCACCAAAAGCAGTGAACTCAACAGGTTTGTATTGTGTCTGTGCTATTgtggtttctttcttttattttaacaacacaatactgtgttgttggtgttgtttgAGTTTGgcctgaattaaaaaaagaacatctACTTGTAAATTCCATTTGCTGATATCAGGACCTGTCAAGAGAGTAATGTCCTCATAATTGTAAAACTCAAATTAGTGGATTCATACGTAGATGACTTATTTTGAAGCGCTCATTAATATGGCTTCTTATCAGTGCACCTAGAGTTTTTCGGATGAGGTAGAGCTGGTCCACGTCGGACTTCCCGGGCCAGAGCGGGTTCCCGTGGAGCAGCTCCGCGAAGACGCAGCCCAGAGCCCACACGTCCACAGGAGGCCCGTACTGGGTGTCTCCGACCAGCAGCTCCGGGGCCCGGTACCAGCGGGTCGCCACGTAGTCTGTGTAGTCATCCTCCGGTCCTGCTGGGTAAACCGACACACACCTTCACTGATGCACTGAATAATGAACACTAAGTCGCACACACATTGTAGAGGAGGGGATTACAAGGCCGGATGAATGACTACACGTTATTGTATGGTAACGTAACACTGAAACCTAAGGCAGGATGGGTAAACAGAGACACGCTGCACAGAGGGGCACTAACTGGCTGAATGCTCCTCCTGTGTAGTGCAGTTACTGTAGCACTGAAGTGTGGAGGCTGTGGACAGGAGACGCTATAGGCTCCTCGTTGAATAAGTCATTAGAGGAACATCAACACTAAATGCTCATAAACGCCGCGGCTCTCTGGACGACCTACTCAGGATGCGGGCGAAGCCGAAGTCGCAGAGCTTGATGACTCCGGTTTTGGTGAGGAGGATGTTCTCAGGCTTCACGTCTCGGTGGATGCACTGGAACATAAAGGCTCAGGatcatgacacacacaaagaaaagaggctTATAAGGATGTGTAAAGAAGAGGAATTCATGTGGAGGAACAAAAGCAAGAGATCAGAAAACCTCTACACATTTGATTATGGAAACCTAAGGGCTCCTAATGGAACGGTTAATGACAAACATGATGTAATAACTATTAAGAGTAACTTTGGCCCCTTTCCCCTCAGTTGTTGGTGCATTAGGGACATGGAATATGACACAAACTCCCCTAATGCCTAGCAGGTTTACCCGAATTTAAAAACCTGGTGTATACCTGctattttggtgtaaaagacgttttatataaagtaatgaTTCAGCAAAAATGTTGTCACATACTTAAGTTCTATCGTAAAAGAATAATCAGATGCCGTATGTACATTTATCCCTTTCTTACCACTCAGTAAACTGTGGTGGACAAAGtcactgaaatgtaatgttggGGGACTTTGTCATTGTAGTCACATGAGGAATTGATCCCTCTGTGCCCAGTAGAGGAAATGATAAATGTAACGTACATAAGGTATAAAGGTATTATTGTATGTACTctagaacaaacaaaaaccacaatGGTGATAAATCAAAGTATAAATCAAAGTGAAATTCCACAAGGTTTTAACTCAAATAGCAGTTTATAGAAATACACTGACGTTGTGTTTGTGGCAGAAGTTGACGGCCTGCAGCGTCTGCCACACGATGCTCTTCAGCTGAGCCTCAGGGACCctgtgcagagacagacacacacaaaccgacaCCAGTTGTTGTGAAGGAGACACAAAGCAAAGGTTCCAGCGAATTTAAAATCAAGACGTGGAGCTTAACGCAGTCCTCGTGTCACCCCGGTAACTTTAGGCCCGGTCTCTACCAGCGACAGCTCCTTTGTTTTCAGGAACAGCTAGAGTTTCTGCTGCCCCGTGGGAGGATAGAAAAAGCTGAGGAGACTTTCTGTGACGTCTTCATCACgaaaagctaaaataaaatcCTATGACCACAGGTTACACGACCTCCAGAACTCTACGTCTTTAAAATCTCTCTGCAACAGTCTTCactccctcttttcctttcttaaACAATTTACACATGATGGTTAAACTGAATGTTAAATATGACATCTTCAAATGGGAGGCTCACTTTAGTACAAGTGGAGATATTAAGATCCTTAACTTactaacaaaagtaacactATGAATAATGAACAATTTTAAAATGCTGTTAAAACTGCACTCAGgtaaaagcattaaaaaaataaccagCTCCATATACAATTCAAGTTATTTTAACTAATGTAATATTGAATAACGTGTCATATTTTCAAACACACTCTTAAGGCCAagtggctttgtgtgtgaagtAACTAGTACCTGTTGATTCCACAGAGAAAGTAGAAGTATAAAGAAGCATAACAAATATCTTTACCTCTGAGTAGTACCCAAGTATACAACTCTGCGCGTTCAGGTCACATGTCAGCGGACTTACCCTCGGGGGTGTTTGTCCAGCTCGTTGAGAACCGTCTGCTCACAGAACTCAAACACCAGGTGGAGCCGTCTCTTCCTCCTGAACACCTCCAGCAGGTTGACCAGATTCACGTGTTTCAGCTGCTGTGGGATCAGCAGAGGACGTGGAGGCTCAGTGACAGCGCGTTACAGAGAGTTGAATTAAACCTACAGAGGATCTGAGGCCTGCGGAAAACTCTGAAGACctttaaaaaacttttaacctgtaggatttccatgaaacttggtggaatgacATCGACCTTCTTGTGGAGAATACTTCCAGGATCTTGATGGTCATGTTCAGgtttactgatatttatgagtgtgtgcaattcgGTGgagatcaaaataaatgtcataagGGGCCACAGCAGAGTTTTGATTTTAATATCTTTAATCTTATCAGTCTTTAAAAGCTaattatagtaataatagtaagACGATGGTGAGCGTGATGAGTTCTTCACAAAGGGACTGAAGCCAGTAACTTAATAAGAGTAACTTAATGAGTGCGTGTGGAGGCGTGAGATGTGAACAAACCTGATCCTATCGAGTGATACTCATCTCCTCTCACCTTCAGCATACGTATTTCTCTCAGGGCAATCTTCTTGATCACCGGGTCGTCCTCGGACTCCACGAACTTCTTGATGGCCACTACTTGACCCGTGTCCCTGTGTTTGCATTTGAACACCACGCCGTAGGAGCCCTCGCCAATTTTTGCCAGTTTCTCGTATTTCTCCATTGGGGCGGTTGGTTTAGCTGTCACGTGtcaaaaaaaggacaaattaaaGTACTTTTTCATTTCTCAGGTACAATAACATAAAGAGGTTTACTTACTGCTGGTTAAAGTTTGACATAGTAACCTCacaaaactaaataaagcacgttttcaatataatttttctaaatgtttaacCTTTGAGATAATTCCCCATG from Platichthys flesus chromosome 4, fPlaFle2.1, whole genome shotgun sequence includes:
- the LOC133951566 gene encoding cyclin-dependent kinase-like 1 isoform X1, which gives rise to MEKYEKLAKIGEGSYGVVFKCKHRDTGQVVAIKKFVESEDDPVIKKIALREIRMLKQLKHVNLVNLLEVFRRKRRLHLVFEFCEQTVLNELDKHPRGVPEAQLKSIVWQTLQAVNFCHKHNCIHRDVKPENILLTKTGVIKLCDFGFARILTGPEDDYTDYVATRWYRAPELLVGDTQYGPPVDVWALGCVFAELLHGNPLWPGKSDVDQLYLIRKTLGDLIPRHQQVFRSNVFFSGVSIPEPDTTEPLEKRFHGGSSQALHVMKSCLVMDPSHRLSCEELLELPYFQEEGGANWGREVERPGRRHDKGSRRRQAGAQYLPQLPNSNISPAPDMKKLVKHKYHLPNI
- the LOC133951566 gene encoding cyclin-dependent kinase-like 1 isoform X2, coding for MEKYEKLAKIGEGSYGVVFKCKHRDTGQVVAIKKFVESEDDPVIKKIALREIRMLKQLKHVNLVNLLEVFRRKRRLHLVFEFCEQTVLNELDKHPRGVPEAQLKSIVWQTLQAVNFCHKHNCIHRDVKPENILLTKTGVIKLCDFGFARILRPEDDYTDYVATRWYRAPELLVGDTQYGPPVDVWALGCVFAELLHGNPLWPGKSDVDQLYLIRKTLGDLIPRHQQVFRSNVFFSGVSIPEPDTTEPLEKRFHGGSSQALHVMKSCLVMDPSHRLSCEELLELPYFQEEGGANWGREVERPGRRHDKGSRRRQAGAQYLPQLPNSNISPAPDMKKLVKHKYHLPNI